A genome region from Setaria italica strain Yugu1 chromosome III, Setaria_italica_v2.0, whole genome shotgun sequence includes the following:
- the LOC101763359 gene encoding peptide methionine sulfoxide reductase B5, producing the protein MGVQRLLRLRMASHSCPHPAAVAPRAARPLSSFLLAPSPAAARPRPAPLSCAARPCRGHAAGRRFPGVAAMSSSTPPPAPVQKSEEEWQAILTPEQFNILRRKGTEYPGTGEYDKFFDEGIYECAGCGTPLYKSSTKFNSGCGWPAFYEGLPGAIRQTPDPDGRRTEITCAACGGHLGHIFKGEGFKTPTNERHCVNSISLKFIPASEEA; encoded by the exons ATGGGCGTGCAGCGTCTGCTGAGGCTGAGGATGGCGTCGCACTCGtgcccccaccccgccgccgtggcgccgcgcgccgcgcgcccgctctcctccttcctcctcgccccctcgccggccgccgcgcgccctcGGCCCGCGCCCCTCTCgtgcgcggcgcggccgtgccGGGGCCACGCGGCGGGACGGCGGTTCCCGGGCGTGGCGGCGATGTCGtcgtcgaccccgccgccggcgcccgtgcAGAAGTCGGAGGAGGAGTGGCAGGCCATCCTCACGCCGGAGCAGTTCAACATCCTCCGCCGCAAGGGCACAGA GTACCCTGGAACAGGTGAATACGACAAGTTCTTTGATGAGGGCATTTATGAATGTGCTGGATGTGGAACTCCCTTATACAAATCATCTACAAAGTTCAACTCAGGGTGTGGCTGGCCGGCATTCTATGAGGGACTTCCTGGGGCCATAAGACAGACG CCGGACCCTGATGGGAGGCGGACAGAGATCACGTGTGCTGCCTGTGGAGGACATTTGGGGCATATATTCAAAGGGGAAGGGTTTAAAACGCCTACCAATGAGCGACACTGTGTTAACAGCATTTCACTCAAGTTCATTCCAGCCTCAGAGGAAGCCTGA
- the LOC101763760 gene encoding transcription termination factor MTERF4, chloroplastic — MMKSLLFSTHPTPPLLPAPRLRSLLRLRASSSSASASAPPRAARRSPRPAPSRRPPSSSLYARPSLLDMERERAARRADVDAFLASLGVDPGELAGFELPVTVDVMRERAEFLASLGLTREDLAAYPLALGCSVRKNMVPVLDYLGKLGVRRDALPDLLRRYPQVLHASVVVDLAPVVKYLQGMDVRPNDVPRVLERYPELLGFKLEGTMSTSIAYLVGIGVARRQIGSVITRFPEVLGMRVGKIIKPFIEYLEGIGVQRLSAARIIEKKPYVLGFGLEDKVKPNIEALMEFGVRKEALASIVMQYPDVLGLELRDKLVTQQSLFESSILVSHDDFGRVIERMPQAINLGRTAVLKHVNFLTACGFMLSQVSKMVVACPQLLALNMDIMRMNFEYFKNEMERDLEELVEFPAFFTYGLESTVRPRHEMVSRKGFTCSLAWLLNCSDARFDERMKYDTIGVEEMEAEESSDMNAFLEEVESEEEEYSDYDDSDDEFVR; from the coding sequence ATGATGaagtccctcctcttctccacccaccccacgccgccgctcctccccgccccgcgcctccgcagcctcctccgcctccgcgcctcctcctcctccgcctccgcctccgccccgccccgcgcAGCCCGCCGCTCCCCCCGCCccgcgccgtcgcgccgcccgccctcgtCCTCCCTCTACGCCCGCCCCAGCCTTCTCGACATGGAGCGCgagcgcgccgcccgccgcgccgacgTCGACGCCTTCCTCGCCTCCCTCGGCGTGGACCCGGGCGAGCTCGCGGGCTTCGAGCTACCGGTCACCGTCGACGTCATGCGGGAGCGCGCCGAGTTCCTCGCCTCCCTCGGCCTCACCCGCGAGGACCTCGCCGCCTACCCGCTCGCGCTCGGCTGCAGCGTGCGCAAGAACATGGTCCCCGTCCTCGACTACCTCGGCAAGCTCGGCGTCCGCCGCGACGCGCTCCCGGACCTGCTCCGTCGCTACCCGCAGGTGCTGCACGCCAGCGTCGTCGTCGACCTCGCCCCCGTCGTCAAGTACCTCCAGGGGATGGACGTCAGGCCCAATGACGTGCCGCGCGTGCTCGAGCGCTACCCAGAGCTCCTCGGCTTCAAGCTCGAGGGAACCATGAGCACTTCCATCGCATACCTCGTTGGCATTGGCGTCGCGAGGCGCCAGATCGGCAGCGTCATAACCCGTTTTCCCGAGGTGCTTGGCATGCGGGTGGGGAAGATTATAAAGCCTTTCATCGAATACCTTGAGGGCATTGGGGTCCAGAGGTTATCTGCTGCAAGGATAATTGAGAAGAAGCCTTATGTCCTTGGGTTTGGATTAGAGGATAAGGTTAAGCCTAACATTGAGGCGCTGATGGAGTTTGGAGTGAGGAAGGAGGCACTAGCGTCCATTGTGATGCAGTACCCTGATGTTCTCGGACTTGAGCTGAGGGACAAGCTTGTTACACAGCAGAGCTTGTTTGAGTCAAGCATTTTGGTCAGCCATGATGATTTTGGGAGAGTGATCGAGAGGATGCCACAGGCCATTAACCTTGGACGAACTGCGGTTCTGAAGCATGTCAATTTTCTCACAGCCTGTGGTTTTATGCTCTCGCAAGTGAGCAAGATGGTTGTGGCGTGCCCCCAATTGCTCGCGCTGAACATGGATATTATGAGGATGAACTTCGAGTACTTCAAGAATGAGATGGAGAGGGATTTGGAGGAGCTGGTTGAGTTCCCTGCGTTCTTCACATATGGCCTTGAGTCGACTGTGAGGCCTCGGCATGAGATGGTGTCCAGGAAGGGGTTCACATGCTCCCTTGCATGGCTTCTTAACTGTTCCGATGCCAGATTTGATGAGCGCATGAAGTATGATACAATCGGAGTTGAGGAAATGGAGGCTGAAGAATCTTCTGACATGAATGCATTTCTGGAGGAGGTAGAAAGTGAGGAGGAAGAGTACAGCGATTATGATGACTCTGATGATGAATTTGTTCGATAA
- the LOC101764159 gene encoding transcription termination factor MTERF6, chloroplastic/mitochondrial, with protein sequence MFASICRRRLLRLRQIPSAAGTNPSWPNPIDAPPSHGYSAAALAGATVSEPCPITVSYLISCGLSPAVAAAHKLRIRSTDRADTVRALFRSYGFTDADITEMVRRDPRILTLDPDRILRPKLDFYASLGVQPRKLATTPLFVTRSLNKHLVPCIQFLRGILGTDGKVCRAISRNPSGLTQADLDKNMRPAVDTLRRLGLPEESISKLLTIELGVLRLSPDRMSQIFEDLKSLGLGVTDTGLLYGIRALSCISRETWLRKVSLYKSFGVSEGELLKAFKTQPTMLLFSDESIKKKLRFLLDELKLELSEVMRLPVVISYSVEKCIIPRCAVLRVLMREGKIEPNINLLSALIGSAKIFSKRYVLRYAHDVPDVVKAYEGKIAFEGFRDRDVLVPLKPSG encoded by the coding sequence ATGTTCGCCTCCAtctgccggcggcggctcctccgcctccggcaaattccctccgccgccggcacaAACCCCAGCTGGCCCAACCCCATCGACGCCCCCCCCTCCCACGGCTACTCCGCAGCTGCCCTCGCGGGCGCCACCGTCTCCGAGCCCTGCCCCATCACCGTCTCCTACCTGATCTCCTGCGGACTCTCCcccgccgtcgcggccgcccACAAGCTCCGCATCCGCTCCACAGACAGGGCTGACACCGTCCGCGCCCTCTTCCGCAGCTATGGCTTCACCGACGCGGATATCACCGAGATGGTCCGCCGAGACCCGCGGATTCTCACCCTCGACCCCGACCGGATCCTCCGCCCTAAGCTCGATTTCTACGCCTCCCTCGGGGTCCAGCCCCGAAAGCTCGCCACCACGCCGCTATTTGTCACGCGCAGCCTCAACAAGCATCTCGTCCCCTGCATCCAGTTCCTCCGCGGCATCCTCGGCACCGACGGCAAGGTCTGCCGAGCGATCTCCCGCAATCCAAGCGGCCTCACTCAGGCTGACCTGGATAAGAACATGCGCCCCGCCGTAGACACGCTCCGCCGCCTCGGGCTCCCCGAGGAGTCCATCTCGAAGCTCCTCACCATTGAACTGGGTGTGCTCAGGCTTTCTCCCGACCGGATGAGCCAGATTTTCGAGGACCTCAAGTCGCTTGGCCTGGGCGTGACGGACACGGGCCTCCTCTACGGCATCCGCGCACTCTCCTGCATCAGTAGGGAGACGTGGCTGCGAAAGGTGTCCCTGTACAAGAGCTTCGGGGTGTCTGAGGGTGAGCTGCTGAAGGCGTTCAAGACACAGCCCACGATGCTTCTCTTCTCCGATGAGAGCATTAAGAAGAAGCTCCGCTTCTTGCTGGATGAGCTGAAGCTTGAACTAAGTGAAGTAATGAGGCTACCTGTGGTAATAAGTTATAGCGTGGAGAAGTGCATCATACCAAGGTGCGCAGTGCTGAGGGTGTTGATGAGGGAGGGGAAGATTGAGCCCAACATCAATTTACTTTCAGCATTGATTGGTAGTGCCAAGATTTTCTCCAAAAGGTATGTATTGAGGTATGCTCACGATGTGCCGGATGTTGTCAAGGCATATGAGGGTAAGATTGCATTTGAAGGATTCAGGGATCGGGATGTTTTAGTTCCACTGAAGCCTTCAGGCTAA
- the LOC111256748 gene encoding serine/threonine-protein phosphatase 7 long form homolog, translating to MWSRIPVGRPEIMPRRPWFPGEPPRRQPTWAYIWDQVKVSHTRLDRAYLDYINEIDALTAHSPYDGDDPLPFPLSIMCATDDDIYRMVCPLICFYAVEYHLPHRVARQFRMRQIWPPQATSTSIELHNVDRKKKQKVSEWPAFHHAYIQEWEQFEQNLDENNEPHTNSAYRQYQSWYQGATRHRLREAWTQDDYADIHSSDDEDTVDLDS from the exons ATGTGGTCCCGTATTCCTGTTGGTCGGCCCGAGATTATGCCGCGTCGACCGTGGTTCCCAGGTGAGCCGCCGAGACGACAGCCGACATGGGCATATATTTGGGATCAGGTTAAGGTTAGCCATACGAGGTTGGACCGCGCGTACCTGGATTACATCAACGAGATAGACGCGCTCACTGCTCATAGT CCTTACGACGGAGACGATCCACTTCCTTTTCCCCTTAGCATCATGTGTGCGACGGATGATGATATTTATAGGATGGTGTGCCCTCTTATTTGCTTTtatgctgtcgagtaccaccTGCCACATCGAGTAGCACGTCAATTTAGGATGAGGCAGATTTGGCCACCACAGGCGACCTCGACTAGTATAGAGTTACACAA cgtggatcgaaagaagaaACAGAAGGTCTCCGAGTGGCCCGCGTTCCACCACGCGTACATCCAGGAATGGGAGCAGTTCGAGCAGAACTTGGACGAGAACAACGAGCCGCACACAAACAGTGCGTACAGGCAATACCAGAGctggtaccaaggtgcgacgcGGCACAGGCTGAGGGAAGCGTGGACGCAAGATGACTACGCCGATATCCACTcatccgacgatgaagacacggt AGATTTAGATAGTTAG
- the LOC101782404 gene encoding uncharacterized protein LOC101782404, with amino-acid sequence MRSPTYPTPFRFDLEKHMRPAVETLRCHGLSEEAISKLLIKEMGVLGLAPDRIAGIFEDLDALGLPMTDSCFVKCFSSMCNFKRGTGWRRLALYQSFGLSQSQVVGAFRSQPPLLELSDEMIRRKLLFFRDKLKIALSQVIAWPKLLSLSLEKNILPKCAVLNVLMREGKIRGDISLYSPLRASIKDFFRSYVEKYEKDVPDVVRAYEGKIKFKGFLDDDIEVPLAKASVI; translated from the coding sequence ATGCGATCTCCCACATACCCTACGCCTTTCCGGTTCGACCTCGAGAAACATATGCGCCCCGCCGTGGAAACCCTCCGCTGCCACGGTCTCTCCGAGGAGGCCATCTCGAAGCTCCTCATCAAAGAGATGGGCGTTCTCGGCTTGGCGCCCGACCGCATTGCCGGCATCTTTGAGGACCTTGATGCCCTTGGTCTGCCCATGACGGACTCCTGCTTTGTCAAGTGCTTCTCTTCAATGTGCAACTTCAAGAGGGGGACAGGATGGCGTCGGTTGGCGCTTTACCAGAGCTTTGGGCTTTCTCAAAGCCAGGTTGTTGGGGCATTCAGAAGTCAGCCGCCGTTACTGGAGCTTAGTGATGAGATGATTCGGAGGAAGCTCCTCTTCTTCCGGGACAAGTTGAAGATTGCTCTGTCTCAGGTGATTGCATGGCCGAAATTATTGTCATTGAGCCTGGAGAAGAATATCCTCCCTAAATGTGCTGTTCTTAACGTGCTGATGAGGGAAGGGAAGATCCGGGGAGACATAAGTCTGTACTCTCCTTTACGTGCATCTATCAAGGATTTCTTTAGAAGCTATGTGGAGAAGTATGAGAAGGACGTGCCAGATGTTGTTAGGGCATACGAGGGGAAGATCAAATTCAAAGGGTTCCTGGACGATGATATTGAAGTTCCACTAGCCAAAGCATCAGTCATTTAG
- the LOC101764568 gene encoding aquaporin SIP1-2 yields MAIGAALRAAAADAVVTFLWVLCVSTLGASTAAVTSYLKLQGVQYALLITVSLVSVLLFVFNILCDALGGASFNPTGIAAFYAAGVTSPSLFAVALRFPAQAAGAVCGALAISELMPAQYKHMLGGPSLKVDPHTGAVAELVLTFVITMAVLWIIVKGPRNPIVKTLMISISTVCLVLSGAAYTGPSMNPANAFGWAYVNNRHNTWEQFYVYWISPFIGAVLAAWIFKALFLAPPPKPKAKKA; encoded by the exons ATGGCGATAGGGGCGGCGCTGCGGGCGGCTGCCGCGGACGCGGTGGTGACCTTCCTGTGGGTGCTCTGCGTCTCCACGCTGGgggcctcgacggcggcggtgacgtCCTACCTGAAGTTGCAGGGCGTCCAGTACGCGCTCCTGATCACCGTCTCCCTCGTCTCCGTCCTGCTCTTCGTCTTCAACATCCTCTGCGACGCGCTCGGCGGCGCCAGCTTCAACCCCACAGGCATCGCCGCCTTCTACGCCGCCGGAGTCACCAGCCCCTCGCTCTTCGCCGTCGCGCTCCGGTTCCCGGCGCAG GCCGCCGGCGCTGTGTGCGGCGCTCTTGCCATCTCGGAGCTGATGCCGGCGCAGTACAAGCACATGCTCGGGGGGCCCTCGCTCAAGGTGGATCCCCACACTGGCGCTGTCGCTGAACTAGTGCTCACTTTCGTCATCACCATGGCTGTGCTCTGGATCATCGTCAAGGGCCCCCGCAACCCCATAGTCAAGACGttgatgatctccatctccaccgtTTGCCTCGTCCTCTCCGGGGCAGCCTACACCGGCCCTTCTATGAACCCAGCCAAT GCATTTGGCTGGGCATATGTCAACAATCGTCACAATACGTGGGAGCAGTTCTATGTGTACTGGATAAGCCCCTTTATTGGCGCTGTCCTTGCTGCGTGGATCTTCAAGGCTTTGTTCCTGGCACCGCCACCTAAGCCCAAGGCCAAGAAAGCATGA
- the LOC101764980 gene encoding basic 7S globulin codes for MARLPPLAALLFLCLLSACRAAGPRDGNPSAVVLPVSKDAAATQQYVTSFRQRTPLAPVEAVLDLAGATLWVDCEAGYASSTYRRVPCASKPCRLSRSAACATSCLGAPSPSCLNDTCAGFPGNTVTHVSTGGNIITDVLALPTTFRPAPGPLATAPAFLFTCGATFLTEGLAAGATGMASLSRARFALPTQLAATFRFSRKFALCLPPAGSAGVVVFGDAPYAFQPGFVLSNSSLIYTPLLVNPVSTAGVSTKGDKSDEYFVGVTGIKVNGRAVPLNATLLAIDKKGVGGTKLSTVAPYTVLESSIYKAVTGAFAAETAAIPRAPAMAPFQLCYDGSKVGSTRVGPAVPTIELVLGTDATSWVVFGANSMVAVKGGALCLGVVDGGEAPRTSVVIGGHMMEDNLLEFDLEASRLGFSSSLLFRQTNCNNFRLG; via the coding sequence ATGGCACGCCTCCCTCCTCTCGCcgctctcctcttcctctgccTGCTGTCGGCCTGCCGCGCGGCCGGCCCCCGCGACGGCAACCCGAGCGCCGTGGTGCTACCGGTGAGCAAGGACGCCGCGGCCACGCAGCAGTACGTGACGTCGTTCCGGCAGCGCACGCCGCTGGCGCCTGTGGAGGCGGTGCTGGACCTCGCGGGCGCCACGCTCTGGGTGGACTGCGAGGCCGGGTACGCCTCCTCCACCTACCGCCGCGTGCCGTGCGCGTCCAAACCCTGCCGCCTCTCGCGCTCGGCGGCCTGCGCCACCAGCTGCCTGGGCGCGCCCAGCCCTTCCTGCCTCAACGACACCTGCGCCGGGTTCCCCGGGAACACGGTCACGCACGTCAGCACGGGCGGAAACATCATCACCGACGTGCTGGCGCTGCCCACCACGttccgcccggcgcccggcccgCTCGCCACGGCGCCGGCGTTCCTCTTCACCTGCGGCGCCACGTTCCTGACGGAGGGCCTCGCGGCGGGCGCCACGGGGATGGCGTCGCTCAGCCGCGCCCGCTTCGCGCTGCCCACGCAGCTCGCCGCAACGTTCCGGTTCTCGCGCAAGTTCGCACTTTGCCTGCCGCCGGCGGGCTCCGCGGGCGTCGTCGTCTTCGGCGACGCGCCCTACGCGTTCCAGCCCGGGTTCGTGCTCTCCAACTCGTCGCTCATCTACACCCCGCTCCTCGTCAACCCGGTGAGCACGGCGGGCGTGTCCACCAAGGGCGACAAGTCCGACGAGTACTTCGTCGGCGTGACGGGCATCAAGGTGAACGGCCGCGCCGTGCCGCTGAACGCGACGCTGCTGGCCATCGACAAGAAGGGCGTGGGCGGGACCAAGCTCAGCACGGTGGCGCCATACACCGTGCTGGAGAGCTCCATCTACAAGGCCGTCACCGGCGCGTTCGCGGCCGAGACGGCGGCGATCCCGCGCGCCCCGGCCATGGCGCCGTTCCAGCTGTGCTACGACGGGAGCAAGGTCGGGAGCACGCGCGTGGGGCCCGCGGTGCCGACCATCGAGCTGGTGCTGGGGACCGACGCCACGTCGTGGGTGGTGTTCGGGGCGAACTCGATGGTGGCCGTCAAGGGCGGGGCGCTGTGCCTCGGCGtggtggacggcggcgaggcgccgAGGACGTCGGTGGTGATCGGCGGCCACATGATGGAGGACAACCTGCTGGAGTTCGACCTGGAGGCGTCGCGGCTGGGGTTCAGCTCCTCGCTGCTGTTCCGGCAGACGAACTGCAACAACTTCCGCCTCGGCTAG